The window ATTGTTAAATCGAACTAGACTAGGCCAGGGAAATATTTAGCACATATTTAGCAAAAAGGAGCATATTAGCTGCAGTTTTTACAGCTTTAAGGTAGGCATCATGAACTTGTGTAATGAGGTTTGTTCTTGAATTACAGACTCGTGGTTTAATGGGCCCCAAACCAACAGCTCATTAGGGCTAAAACTGGGAATCTACTCCATCCGGATATTAGAGCTTCTGAGAAGCATCAATCAAAATGAAGACTCCTACAGAAAGGGCAGCACACACTTGGCCTCTCCTGTCGAACATCAGCAGCTTGATATGGAGAAATGGCCCAGATGGGTAGAACCTCTCCTTTGGTAGCTCAGTTTTCACCTGTTTGGGCTAACAGATTAGAAAGCGTGCAGAAATGGGTCAAAATGAAACCAGCAAGAAGGTTACATCCACAGTTAACATCAGAAAAGCAAATTCCTGCTCTAGAAGCAACAGTGGACTGACCTCAGTGATCCAGAGCCTTGATGCCACTTCCCATGATTCAAGTCTCAGCATCTTACTAACTGATGGCAATATTTTCATGTGCGAAGCAAAAGAACAGATCGATAAATGAGTGACCTTGCTGCTAGCATGCAGGAGCAGTCTTCAACACCTGAGCAGCAAGATCAAACAGCTTCCCAGCAAGAGTCCATATTTCTGGGGGAAACAATCAGCTAGCAGTTCTGCCATCATAGCCACGCAAAGCTTTTAATTCCACCCATCATGGTGGGTTTAAAACGCCTTTAGCCTCATGGTGTGTAAATTCCAACGTGACTTCATGAGGATTCTAAGCCTTGCTGCTTTCAGCACTGATACTTGAACAACTACAGCGTAAAGAGCAAATTCCACAATCCCTGTTGGATTCAGGCCACCGAGCAGGTCGGACCCATGGCTGATGTGGGACACAACCAGAGAATGTGGAACAAACAGCTCAGAACCAAGGGCACAAATTTGCCTATCAAAGTCCCTGAAAAAAACATGTAATTCAGTCCTTCATTGACACCCTCACTCTGATACCAGCGTGGAGCGTATTGATCAGCGGTGAGGGGGACCTGAGGGGGCAGAATACACCTGTGTGGTATTAATGGCAGATTTCTTCAGAGGGGTGTGGCAGCTGATCCAGACAGCCACCAGCACAACTGAGGAgtctgacctcctgctgctgaggagccACACAGCCTTCCATGAGTCgcttaacccccctcccccataacCTTGTCCTCAGTAATAACCCCCAAGGAGGAAAACCACATGCGCTACATGACTGCAAAGTTATTCTGCCAGTCAGCGGCACACTGAGGCTGATCTTCCTGTCCAGACCTGACGCCCCCACAGGTGACCACCCTTTCACCGTTCGCGTCCTCCGAACGCGTCGTTGGGGGCGGAAAAGTTAATGAGACTCAGCGGGAGCGTCACTATTTGGCAGCTTGGTGGAGGTGTGGGAACTAAACATGGCGGAGACCCTGGTCGGTGCACTCAACTCTTTATGACCACACACGGTTTCAGACACAACAGATCCGGCAATAAAGAGCGTTccccccgcagcagcagccgcctctGGGAGAAGGCGACGATCGAAGGCGCCACAAGTTTCCTTCAATTCCAATGAGCATCGCAGCATCTGAACTTAGCAGAATCCGAGAGGCGCACGTCTCTCCACAGGCGCACCCGCAGAAATAGATTGCACGCATGTACGTACGCACGCAGAGCCGTGCAGTTTATTTTACAGCTCTCAGAAGGAGAAGGTCAGACAAATCCCTCCGTCTGCCGCGGAGGAGATGGACACCGCGATAAAGCCGATTAGGGGACATGTTCACCCACCTTCTGCTCCTCTACTGGCGCATTTGAAGCTCCTCAGCCCAGAGAAGATACAAGTCGGCGGACGGCTCCGCGTCTCAGCCACTCAAATATCCTCCGCGTTGGGAGAAATTTTGTGGTGTTCGAGTGTGAGCAGACACCACtccgtgtgtgcatgtgcgtgtgtgtaaatgaGGAGGGGGCAGATCATCCCACGGTGGGGCAGAGAGGAAATGCGTCATTACTAATGGACCGAGGATGTTGTAGTTCTCCGGAGGCTCAAACGCTCTTAAAAATGTTAGTGGAACAAAATCTCCCGATGACCTCTAGGCTGCGACCATCACCTGGTGAAAtcagttcattcattcgttcattCGTTCGTTCGTTCATGCATTCacacattaataaataaatccatatttttTAGAATTAATTTAGTTTCCTTTAGGTTGGTTGCAGATGATTTATTTAAGATGTAATAAGACTACATAAAAATATCAGTGATctggtcaatcaatcaatcaatatttatatagcgtcttttacaatcaaaattgtttctagacgctgtacagaatcccagggcctaaccccaaacaagcaacagtggcaaggaaaaactcccctttaacaggaagaaaccttgagcaggaccaggctcatgtagggggaccctcctgctgatggccggctgggtagagagagaggagaagggggaggacaggtagaggtgTGATAAGTGTGACAGTAGTGCAAATAGATTTAATCCATTCATGTTAATGTTTCATGTTTAACACAATGAAATGATTTTAAACGTTTTGCTGCAGTAAAGGTGGTAAACTGGAATTATGGAAAAATGAACACTGTTAAAGCAGCTATGTTTCACATATTATTGTTACTGTTCTTATAATCACCATCAATAATTGTAGCagtattatcattattgtaatTGAAGCCACACTCAGAGAACAGTCATTCAAAAATCAAACCTGAAAAATCGAACCTGAGCTGAATGGCTCCTGGTGAGGTCGCGCTCCACATGCTAAAGTAGGCTGTGGCGTCTTGTTGTCAGGGGACAGAAACATGaagctaatgtgtgtgtgtgtgtgtgtgggggggggggggggtctgggggatTTAAAGATGTTAACCTGGGCCGGAGTAGGACGACCCAGGCTAGATTCCACACATTCTGACATAAACAGTTCAGCAGTGTCGGCGTGTTAACACATCTGCACCAATTTCCAATTCCACAAACTCTACAGCATAAATCAGTGGCCCCGGTACCATAAGTGACCTTTTCCAATGGGCCTATAAAGCATCACACTTATTTAACACACCCAATTTGCAAAGGTACCTTTGACATAAGAAGCCAATGAACACAGTCACTGTAGCAACGGGGTTTCATGTTGACTCTTCATGTTGACAAAAATGGCAGGAAGCACAGGTAACCATTATGTTGCAGCGGTTCTGTGTCACACCTTATTTGATTTCAGACCTAATCTAACAGAATACTCAAGCAAAATTTTAAATTGAACCGAAGTTTAGCACTTTGCTAAATTTTGACGTGGCTCCACCTTGTGGTGCAGCACGAATAATGCATGCTAGTCCTACAGGCGTTCACTTACATTAACTTCTAATGTGTATTGGCAGAAAAGTGTAGCATCTTCTATTTATTGGTCATTTTCCCGCAATTACTATTGCATAACTTCCGAAATTTGTTGTTATATTGGAGTGTTTACAAATGGTTTAACAAACCACAATGAAAAGGGTGAGCAGACCTGAATTTGTGCTTGATTTAATTGAGGTTTAGAAAGGTCCTTTAGGTCTCCTGTGTGACTGTTAAATACTTCCTTGACTATGTCTCCTATATAGGATATGTGTTGTGGACATCAAAAAGGTACATTGTAGTTAGAAATTCTCTTTAAAGCTTAAATCAATTTACAGATTCATAATTCATTCTAATTTAAATGGACTGAATGTTCATCAATTATCAGGCATTGATGTCTTTTGACAGGTTATGTGTTCACTTGGAGATGGTGTGATGAGATCAGATGAAAAGGTTAAAGTTAAAGTTTATATTTATGCCCAGAGTTGGTCACCAAGTCATTACTGGAACTTTaattttcaataaaaataatggCAACAATCATAGTCATTTTATGAATAATGGAAAACAGCACAACCTGGTTAATAGcagtgaaagaaaataaaacaaaacacagtcCATCCATTCTCTTACATTTCTTTGGGTTTAGGCTGACTTATGACAGATTTCATTCCTGGCAGACAACTTCTTCTGCGTGCAGCCGTCTCGATCTTCTGTACCAGCTCTACGTCCCATGGATGACACACAAAACTGAGCACCTCCACGTCTGTGGGGCCTCCTGCCCTGCCCACTCTCCCCGCTCTGTGGATGTAGTCTGTGTAGGATTCTGGACAGTCATAATTGACAACCAAGCGCACCTTGGACGTGTCCAAGCCTCTGGACCCAATGTCTGTGCATACCAGCACATCCACCACCCCCTTCTGGAAGGACAGGAACACTCCTGCACGTACAGCTGCAGGCATCTCTCCTTGCAGACGTAAGTGCTGAactcccatctcctccagcaTGTAGCCCAGCCAGTTTACAGTGGCGGACTTGTTACAAAACACCAGAACTGCGCCCCCACCTTTctcctgctgaagctgcttcagcgcctgctggagctccagaaTTTTATCAGCACCCTTCACCTTGAGAAACATCTGCTTGACGTGAGGCATGAGTAAGTGCAGCATCTTGCTCTTGACCACCACCATGCTGCCAAGGTCCATCACCCTGCTAAGCACGTCCCCAACACCGCCAGGGAAGGTGGCCCCTACTACCAGCAGCTGGGCTTTATGATCTAGGCCACGCGTCTCTCTAGGATTACTTGAAATATGAGTGTAATGAAGGATGTCCTCTAGCATATGTGAAAAGCTATGGTCAAACATGGTGTCAGCTTCGTCTACCACAAAAAATTTCAGGTGACTGAGGTACAGGCAGCGCCTGCGCAGCGCCTTCGCCAGAGCACCTGGTGTAGCCACTAAAATATCTGGCTGGTTCCTCCTGAAAATCCCCTTGATGTGTCCCACACCTCGACCACCCCCCACAGTCTTGGTTAGCAAGCCAAACGGAGAACACAGAGTTCTGGAGACAGCTGCGACTTGTTCAGCCAGCTCCCTGGAAGGCACGAGGACAATGGTGCGGATGCTGTTTGCACCTTCAGCATGCGTCCCACAGCTTTTATCAGCCTGCAGTCTGTGGACCACAGGCAGAAGGTAACTCAGCGttttcccacttcctgtctctgctgcacACAGAATATTGTGGCCTTTCAGAATCTTTGGGATGCACTCAAGCTGCACAGTGGTTGGATGGGTGATGTCCATATTGTGCAAAGCTTCAAGCAGTTCTTTGCAGATGGGCAGGTTTTTAAAAGATGGCTGGTCCACAGCCTTCACAATGAAGGGCGCAACCGCTGTGACATTGTTGATGGTGAAGTGATCACCAATAGATTTGTTATGTTTCCATCCTTTCGAGCAAAGTGTGGGCTGTTCGAATTTTCCAAGAACGTATCCTGCAGACTGGTTTCGGCTGGGATTCCTGCTCTGGATGAGGAGTTTTCCAGCTTTAATGTTGCTGATCTTGTTCTTGCCTAGAGTCTGTTTGACGGTGTCAACGCGCTTCTGCAGGTTGCGAGGAACACGGATAACTGTGGTATCGTCTCCTACTGTCTGACAAAAACGAACTGGGGCAGAAAAATTAACATTGTACTGTAAACAGTGATACCAGCATGAACGAACCCCTCTCGTCGCGGCGAGCCAACCAACTTTCACAAAGTACATTTTAACAGCCGCGTTTCCATTAGCCAAAAACAGCTGAATGTCAAACTAAATGAAAACTCAATAAAAGAGGGTAAATTGCTCCTGGAACCACTGCCTCCGATTggaaatgttctgttttctcCATAAAGCAGTTAGCATTTCTCCCCTCAAGAGCGGAAACGCCATGCTTTGACCGGCACTTGTTGATGACGTCACAAAGGGTATGGAAGTATGGCGCAGGATGAAACCGTCACTTCCGCAAATGTTACGAAGCCAAATGTGACGAATCAATCAAGCCATAAAAACCGTATTTTAGATgaagaaattaaatattaaaacctACATGTGCAAAACAGGAGTAAACGGTCAAAAAACTGGATTACAGAAATTGAAATAATAGCACCGGCATCGTCAGCGGCAGATGCAGGATGATGAATTGAGGTCAACATTACAGCTTTGTgagatacttttttttttttttttaaagaaaatgattcatttatcTGAAAAATTCGATTttgtgcgtgcacgcgtgtgttttAAGCATAGCAGTTTGCACACAAGTTGCTGCTTAAGTTTTTGCCTGTTCAAGGCTATTGGGGAGATAATCCACTGTTGCCTCTCAGAATGAAAGCTAATAAGAAAGAGACTTATTCTAATTACAAAAGGccaagttttattttttccccaggaATACATTTGCAGTGGGTCCTCAAAAATACCAATATACTTCTACTATTTGGTCCTTTATTTCATGAGTTACCTGTCAAAAATGTCATGCTTGTTTTGGTAATATGAATTGTATTTCATATTTGCTCCCTGTCTGTGGTGCAGTGTAGAAAGTgttcatcactgctgctgtcagcattGATTCTACATCAGTTGTCCTTCCCAAGTGCTGAATGAACCAGCTCTCTAATTGATTTACTGGAGAACAGGACAAACACTCCCAGGTCAGTCCCACTCATGGCATTTCTGTCAGAGGCTGAACCATCGCTGGGGTGGACTTAATGTGCTCTCCTGCTGATATCTTTAACAAGCAAATTTACAGTTTTATTACTTTAATATGTGCAATTTTGTATTTGTAATCATTCATATTAACCTGTgacatacttttttttttttttacattgccGAGGTAGTTTCGAGGATTGACCAATAGAGGACAGCACATAGGAGGGATTTGTGCTGAGAAGTCTTCTGTGGAGAAGTTTTttccataaaaataaataattttgctTCTTaaagattatttatttaaaaaaaataagttcTTCGCTGATCCTGTCTATAGCATCATCAATGATCTGTTAATCAAAAACAGGCAAAATGTAATATAAAAGATGGGTAAAAATCAAATGTGTGTTATAAAAGTGATTACAATCATTGTTAATGCTTcagggttttttgttttaattacctTCGCTAGTTAACATCACACTCACGAGCATCGCCAACATGTCACATTTCTTtcactttcctcttttctcttcttgaCAAGAGCATAAATCTCAAACCACATCTACAACCTCCCGCACAATTACTTTTCTTTATCTTCTCCCTTCATACGTCATCATAAACGATAACACAGGTAACCCGAATTACACTCAGGCGGGTCTGGAGGCACAGGAGAAAGTTCAGTCATGGAAACTCTGTTGCCACCATCACTGCCCTAATTTAAAACAGTGATTGAGGTCTTGCATGTGGATTATATTGAAACGGATTTTCATGTTATTTGTTAGGTTCAATTTTATTGATAATTGAAATGATTTCATCTATTTACTATTTCCTTTACATAATAATGATTTTAATATTATCAATTATTTGTACACTTGATTGGATGTCACTGGTATACTaatgttttctttaattttagCAGTTCAGAATGCAATTTTGTTTATTAACTCTGCAGAAAATTTCCTTTATACGATACTAGGTTTTCAAAGCTGACAATGCAGCCTGAAAAtaacaaccaaaaaaaagaggcaatttCTTCATAATTGATCTCATCAGTAAAATACGGGTAAATCTGCCGTATTTGCTTGGAAGCGAAGACCACAGGAAAGATGCATTTGTAGAGCTTGTCATCACGCCCACATACAGCTCAGCACTGGTGCTTGGAGCCAACTGCTACAAACTATAAACACCCAACTGTTTTATTCCATGAATCAGTGATGGTTGCAGGAGATAAACTGGACCAATAAGCTTAAAACAACTGGACCatacagcttaaaaaaaaagaattttataACTCTGCTTATCAATGTTATAAAACCTTTtggtaaaacattaaaaacatgctcaacattgtgtgtgtgtgtgtgtgtgtgtgtgtgtgtgtgtgtgtgtggtgtgtgtgtgtgtgtgtgtgtgtgccattcATCATGTATAGTAAGATTTATGTTTGGTTAAAATCTCACATCTTACTTGTTTTAATGCCTTGACTGTTTTGACACGTTTTGATCATTGTGTAGCACGAGGTCTAGTCTTGGTTGACTGCTCCTGTGGATGtgccatatatttatatacaaaTCTAAGACCTGTATAATAGTAAAGCAGTCagcttttgcatttttctcATTTGGCCAATcccaaaatgatttttttcctaCCCTCTTGCATGATAGAACCCAAGTCACGCATCAAATGAATGGAGCTTGTTGCTGGCAGGATGAAGGGATCTAAAGGTAAATAGTCCACGGTGTCATTAGCATCCTGCTTTGGAGGGGAACTATCAAACGATCTCGCTGAGGACCAGCAAGCTGATGGCAGGTGGTTGCAAGAGTAGAGGATCCATTAAATGGAGGAAAGTGGCATTAAGGCTTTCCTTGCACAGTCAAGAGTTTTCTGATAGCAAATACAAGCACACGTTGGTCAACAGAAGAGGTTATAACATTAACAAGTAGTCGcaataacagtgtaataacacaAGTCGCTGATTTAGCATCATTCTGTATAATATTACAAATCGCCACGTTAGGACTTTTACACGTATTTATTCCATTCTTTGGAAACATGGTATACTTTCATTTGTTGCGTTGCTGTACGTGCGCGTACGCGCGCGTCCTccgtgttgtgttgtgtctgcTGACGTCACTGCTGGAACTGCCTTGTCACGCGGGTTAGTAAAAGTTGGGAGAGCAGCTccggagagagaagagaaagacgGAGGACAAAGACAGGACAGAGGCTCCCTTCAGTCCCGCTCAGCCGCACTTCAGCGCCGAGCGGCTCGGAATACGCGGAGAAGGGACGTCGCTGAAGCTCCGAGCGACGCGGAGGGCCGGCCGACTTTCCTTGAAGTTGGAGAGCGACTTTCGCTGGTACCGCgccggggaggaagaggggccGACGACCCGCGGGGGGATTTGTCAACCGACGGAAAGAGACTAGTTCATTTAAGGCCGAATGCCCTTGAGATAAAGAAGGAGACAAAAGTTGGTCggtaaatgtgacattttaagAGAGCTTCAACTTCGAGCGGTCGAGTGACGGGCTAAAACCCGACCCGTCAACCCCGATGACGACGGCAAACTGCCCCGGGAACGAGGAGCTGGACTTCAGGCTGATCTTCGGAGAGGACGGGCAGCAGCCGCCTCCGCAGCAGCCGCCTCTAGGCCCCGCAGGTCGGTCTGTCCACACGGTCAACAACTTCATTTCACCAAAGTTGCACTGCAACGAGCCTTTGTTTGAGTGTTCTCACAGGCTTCGGCCGTCGGTGTCATTTAACCCGGCACCGTTGGGGCCATGTTAACATTTGATAGCCTCATGAAAGAGGAACCGACTCTTAGAAGTTGATTTTAGGAGAAACTGGAGATATTAACGCGACCAGCTCATTACCGTAGCTGTCATCtcatgctaacagctagcaAGTGCGCCTAATTGATGCGTCCACCTGAAGTTactaatgtaaataaatgtaaagtttttTAACAGTTGGTCAGATGGGATTTTGGCGCGTTAATCAGTTAAGATACTGTATGAATCTGTTTTTACAGCAGGCTTCTGCTAAGATCACATGCTACATTTGCAAACATTTAATCTTTACAAAGTCGGTTAAAAGTAGAAGTGATGCGATTGTAATAAGCCAGTATTAAACTGGATTATTTTACTGAGGAGGTCGGTTGAAGAAATTTAATTAGTGACTTCAGCTGCGTGTGTCCGTTCATTCGTTTAGATATTGACGACCATAATatggttttaattaaaattataCCGTTGTTGAATGAATGAAGGAAAATGTAACATTATTAGTCAATAATATTGTTTCTTAGTTTTGAAATTATTAGTGTAATCTCAGCACTAAACTACACATTGTACATTTTGACTGTCCGATCTTGGATTCTGTCTTTGGGGAAACGTCTAAATTAATCTGTGGCTTCAGATAAATGCCACGATAAATGATGTAAAAGCTTCTAACTAATAAACCCTAACTAAACCAAAAAAATATGAACCCTTACCTGGGCTGGTGATTAGGATAGGTTAGGGCTGGTGAAATTACAGTTTAATTTTCAATTCAAATTTTAGGCTGCGGTGCTTTGATAAAACACAATATGTGCTGTTATGCTTAATCTTACATTTGGAGATAAACAAAATCGGAGTATTGTCATAATCAACAAATTAATGTCAGTCTCTCATCTGTTATATACTTTAAATTATATGCTGTTTAAAGCTGTTTAGCAAGTCAATTATTACAGCAGAATTCGTGCCATAGTTGATTAATTAATGTGGAGGTGAGGTACACTGATGGAACAAGCAGACACACAATTATGTTGTTGATCACTGTCAACGTTACGGCTCTGTTAATGTGTAACAGAAACACTACCAGTTAATATGGATGATACTGGACATACAAATGGTCACATTCCCACAAATACGCCCTAACTGGGCATCAGGAAAGACAGTAGATCTGTGTTTGTTGGACGGACAATATTTCccattattttcatatttacacCTCATCAAATGGGTTCTGTTGGAGTAATTTGGGGTTAATCGCTTTAAAAACCATGTTTAACAAACATTTAATAATGTTCAAGTATATGATTATTTAGGCAGAGTTCAGAAACTTTGTAATTGtaactttctttgttttttattgcatctgcgctttttaaaaattgtatttttggGCCTTAACTCCTGGAATAGCTGAATTCGCTGCCCATTCTTTTCTTGACTCAATAAAAGCTTTGGTTGTTTAATCCTAAACCATTTTTTCCTTCAATTAAAAGCAATGTTTGATTTGGAGATgggatgggggggaaaaaatactgTTGGAATAAAGGCAGCAGTGTGCAAGTGGTTTGACTTGGTCCTGAAGGGTTTTGCCTGACTAAAATCATAACATTAGTGTGTAATAAGGGATCACAGATGCAGAGTGAGGAGATGCTCACTGAATTGGTGTCTTTTTCTTAAGGCCAGGATCAAGTTGGGGCTTGTTGTTGTAACAACCAGGACAGCTTCAACGGCGAATTTTTGACGGGTTTCTGTACCACTGAACATTCAGACTGATTGTTAGCAGAAGTTTTGAAAAAAGAGTCTCAATCCAAATTTGCCATTGAACTGCTCTGTTGTTGAACAGTGTATTTTAGGTCGGTTCAGTTGTCCAAATGAGATTAAATTACGTTTAAGATGGTGCACGTTAACATCTTTAATCTTCTAAAACAACTCTTGCAGCAGACCTGACATGTGTGGGACACAGATGTCCCACACATGTCAGGTATGGGAGACAGATGTCCAAACACAGCCTCCAAATTCATGGAGACCATATGGGATTACTGTTTCCATCAAGCTCACCACCATGATACtggtttttctctgctttcacAGTGATCTTAGAGCAGCCTTCACATTTTCCAGCCATGACCTTTCCAAGTATCCTTCAGCGAGTGGCTGGATTTTCGGTTGTTTTTGAGTTCCTAATggattatttttgttgttgttgagtcCTCAGGTTATCTTTAAACTAGTCCATCTACTGTG is drawn from Takifugu flavidus isolate HTHZ2018 chromosome 2, ASM371156v2, whole genome shotgun sequence and contains these coding sequences:
- the ddx28 gene encoding probable ATP-dependent RNA helicase DDX28, whose translation is MYFVKVGWLAATRGVRSCWYHCLQYNVNFSAPVRFCQTVGDDTTVIRVPRNLQKRVDTVKQTLGKNKISNIKAGKLLIQSRNPSRNQSAGYVLGKFEQPTLCSKGWKHNKSIGDHFTINNVTAVAPFIVKAVDQPSFKNLPICKELLEALHNMDITHPTTVQLECIPKILKGHNILCAAETGSGKTLSYLLPVVHRLQADKSCGTHAEGANSIRTIVLVPSRELAEQVAAVSRTLCSPFGLLTKTVGGGRGVGHIKGIFRRNQPDILVATPGALAKALRRRCLYLSHLKFFVVDEADTMFDHSFSHMLEDILHYTHISSNPRETRGLDHKAQLLVVGATFPGGVGDVLSRVMDLGSMVVVKSKMLHLLMPHVKQMFLKVKGADKILELQQALKQLQQEKGGGAVLVFCNKSATVNWLGYMLEEMGVQHLRLQGEMPAAVRAGVFLSFQKGVVDVLVCTDIGSRGLDTSKVRLVVNYDCPESYTDYIHRAGRVGRAGGPTDVEVLSFVCHPWDVELVQKIETAARRRSCLPGMKSVISQPKPKEM